In the genome of Pseudanabaena mucicola str. Chao 1806, the window TTTGCGTCACATAGTCCCATCGATCGCGGCAAACTTAATCAACAGCGTTGAGGATCAAAATTATGAAAATACCAGTTTTAAGTAAAGGTACTTGGTTAGGGCTAGTGGGAGCAGCGCTAGTTGGTGGTTCAGCCACGGCTGTTTTGCTCAATGGGCATTTTAATCAACCAAATCAACCCAATCCTCAAATCTCTACTCCTGTTTCAGTCAATCAAATTAGCCAGTCACCACCTGCACAGCGAGCCATCGATGGTGAATTGGCAGTTTATTGGATTGAGGCTAGCAAAAATAAATTAAAGGCTGTCCCGATTGCCATCAAAGCCAAAAGTAATGACGAGGCGATCGCCACTAGTTTAAATACTTTGATAGCTGAGAAACCATCGGAATCGAGTCTCTATAGCGCCATTCCCGCCAATACAAAAATTTTAAAGGTACAGGCTAAGGGCAAAGAAATTCGGATTGACTTATCTAAGGACTTTACCAAGGGTGGTGGCGCAGCATCAATGCAGGGTCGGATTATTCAGGTACTGTATACAGTAACTAGCTTAGAACCTGAAGCAAAAGTCTATTTATCCGTTGAAGGTAAAGCATTAAAATATATCGGCGGGGAAGGTTTAGAAGTGCCACAACCGATGACACGCAAAGATTTTGCGCTAGAGTTTTAGGAATGTGCGGTGCTTACCGCCGCATGTCATTGTTTATTTCGTAGTTAACTATGCCGATCCATTTGCCTGATATTGATACGTTGAGCCTTGTTGAGCAAGTCTCGCAAATGTTGGTTGTCCGCACCTGTGGAATGCTATATGACCATCAAATTCAATATCCACAGTGGGAATTAACAAGTAAACAACTACAAACCCTGATTGATGAATATGGTGTAGGTGGCGTAATTTTGCTAGGTGGTAGTGCGGCGGAAATTTCGCTCAAAACCCAGCAAATGCAGTCATGGGCAAAAATACCTCTGTTAATAGCCGCCGATATCGAAGAAGGCGTGGGACAGAGATTTAGTGGCGCGA includes:
- a CDS encoding GerMN domain-containing protein, producing the protein MKIPVLSKGTWLGLVGAALVGGSATAVLLNGHFNQPNQPNPQISTPVSVNQISQSPPAQRAIDGELAVYWIEASKNKLKAVPIAIKAKSNDEAIATSLNTLIAEKPSESSLYSAIPANTKILKVQAKGKEIRIDLSKDFTKGGGAASMQGRIIQVLYTVTSLEPEAKVYLSVEGKALKYIGGEGLEVPQPMTRKDFALEF